atttttttaactgaTGATAAGAAAAGTAgtaataattgagtgactagTACCAAACTTAAAAGCATCCAATTTCCATTAcataaggaaaaaagaaaaagaaaggccTTTAAAAGGCTAATTTTTGCAAATATgctaaaaaaatttgagaaagtgtactgaaatttttgaaatttaccgATCTACATTGTTTTGGGAGAGAAAGAGGAAAGCACTTCCTACAGGGCACGTTTTCACTGATACGACAGTGAAAACGCGTTCTACAAGGTTTGCTTTCAGCCACGTCAGTTGAAAACGCGTCTTACAAGACACGTTTAACTAAATATTggtaatttagttcttttggttagatggttaaatgttagtgttTTGTCCTTTAAGTCTTGGGTTCGATTCCTCTATtactcacatttgtattttttatttcatgttgttttaagcttttttatttttaattaatatctttaATACATTAGCTCTTTGGTTTAGATGGTTAGATGGTTAGATGGTTAGATAATTGTGATTTCATCCTTGAATCGTAAGTTTGATTCCTTTTATAAgcattttattatgtatttttatttcatgttgtttcaagttttttaattaatgtttataattaattaaaagataaattaaaataaaaacttgaaaataatatatttattaattataaataaaaacattaatatttacatgattattaaaaaatcaaacttaaaacttaaatataaagggacatgaaataaaaatgcaaatgtAAGGAGAGAAATCTAACTCACAACTAAGGGAAaaaaacattaacatttacccttatgataaataaaaaaagatctaaattatcaatatttggTAACACAACGGTGAAAAGGCGACCTATAGATTTCAGCAGgctttatcaaaataaaataaaaaataaaaaaaaagtcagCATATACATGTAAATCACCCACTTTAAAACCTGGTATTGTAATTTCATAACCTGAAATTCCAGAATATCCTAACATAAGGGGGTGTTTGGCTtattaaagaaagaagaagaagaagaagcattaTCAGCGGGAAGAGGAaggatttttttattcttcttgtatctacttttatttgttaaaagggATTCCTATAAAAGCAAAGAATGAAGCTGAAACAACTAGAAACCCTCTTAGGCGATCTTCAACAATTCACTACCCCAAAGGTCTTCTATTCCGTTTGTTTCATTCCCCCAAAAAGAAACCCGAAATTTGTTAATATGGAAGTAGTTATCGAATCTGCTTGTGGTGGGTTTTGTTTTATTCAATGCAGGTGGAGCTGGAACAGTACCCAACTGGACCTCATATCGCTTCTCGCTTGCTTTACACTGTATGCAGTCATCTTCTTTTATTTCCCCTATTCACGTGCTAATGACTAGTTGGGTAGTATTGAGCTTTTTCTTCCTTGTTtcttgtttttgggtttttctttctttaggCTGAGAATTCATTTGATGATATTAGCAACAAAGTGGTCGCAGATTTTGGTTGTGGATGTGGCACTCTAGGTGCTGCTGCTGCTCTCTTGGGCGCTGAGTAAGTAAACCCTTTTCTCTCATTGTTTCTTCCCTTGTCTTTGTTAATTCCTTGATCTGAATTcgagaaaaaagaacaaagaagaaaactatCCGTATTTGTTTAATGTGGGCGTTTTGTTGCGTGGAATAGGCAGGTTATTGGCATTGATATTGATCCTCAATCTCTTGAAATAGCTTCAATGAATGCAGAAGATCTTGAGGTGCTCTCCTCTTTATTGATTTTGATGTAGTAGTAAAGTCTAGAGCTTGTATTGGCCCGAGTCACAAAATTCTGACATCTTTTTCTCCTTTACCTGTCTCTCTATGCTATTCACTTTTGATATCACCGagttaatttcattatttgcttagtaatttacatgttttatgaTATCTTCCCTGTGTTGCTTTCTTAATTGAACTGCAGTTGGACATAGATTTTGTTCAATGTGACATCAGTAACCTAGGATGGAGAGGTAATAGTTCCTTCCCCTCTCTTTTCCTCTCTATCCCTCATTGTCTCCGGAGCTGAAGCATAATCACTATACTTGATTCTTCCTGGAAAATATTACCAGTCATTCTAATAATGATATGGAAAAGCTATCCTCTTTAAGCTATAGAATCTATGGTTAGGTTGCAGACAGCAGTGTTTCTCTGGCATGGAGGAATTTTTtggataatcaaatatataGGAAGTGTATAGCTAGTCATTTTCATGCCTAGATTTATAGGGACATGGCATTAcgataattcaatttttttcttctttgactTCAATAAATTTTCACATGGAAGATGCAATAAATTGAATGTATCTGTTACTTTCTGGCCATTATCTCATGTATACTGAATCAATCAAGAGAAAGATAGTTGGAAAGTTATAAGTATAAAATAGCATGTATGTTCTATAGACTGTTTCTTAATCTTAAGTTGTGACTTCTTTCTTCATCTTATGGTTTCACTCCATGTTTAGGTCAAATTGTTGATACTGTTGTGATGAATCCTCCATTTGGAACTCGAAAGAAGGGTATTGACATGGATTTTCTATTTGTGGCATTGAAGGTAAAGCTAGTGACAAAATCAAGATTTTTCAGTCCACCTTTTTATTTTGGATCTAATAGGCATATTGTCCACATCGTGTTGTGTCAGGTAGCTTCTCAAGCTGTTTATTCCTTGCATAAGACCTCAACAAGAGATGTAAGTAATTTGCTTTGAAGTTTCTACTAGTTGAATAGGAATATATTAGTAATGCTTGCTGTGCCCTTGATTTATTTTCTGTAAGTGTCGGATTTAAAgctaaaatagcaaattaattattcattaacTTTGACAAAGATTTCTTCTCTTCTATTTCATGTACTAGTTAGTCTATCTTTTTGTATGTACTCAATAGTTTCCTCTACCCTATGGAGTCCACAGTAATCAACTTATCTTAGAGAAATTAGTATTTTGCTCATAATTATCTTCAATTGATTATGGTTATACTATCAAAACTGTCTTTTCTACTTATGTATATGTGCTTGCTAATTAGCGACATTATTCATTTGGTTCAAATGTAATATCTCATGGATTTGTCTCATGTTGTCTATGTCTTCTATGCCAAGGCATATCAGTTGCATGTTCTgtttgcataaggattttaacATGACTAAGAATTGTGataatttatcttttcttcACTGTAGTATATCAAAAGGACCGCCTTGAGGGACTTAAATGCTAGCAGCGCTGAGGTCTTGTGTGAGGTGGGTAAAACTAGCTTCTCAATCTGATTACATTTCTCTTATGAACCATAAAATGCTGTCACCGTGCATACACATTCTCAGAGGAGATTATTTGGATGGCTTGCCGATAAGCTGTGAGAATGGTCTGGGGTTGGGcctgtgtgtgtgtgtttttttttccttttctttaatgcTGCCAAATTGCTGTTACTTTATTTTTCAGTAAATATTTGCCTTATTGCTGTTATTTGTCTTCTCTTATCCCAATCTCACTCCCCCAATCTATCTCCAGCTCCGTTTTGATGTTCCTCAACTATACAAGTTTCACAAGAAAAAGGAGGTAGATATTGCTGTAGATCTATGGCGATTTGTACCTAAAAGGAGTCAGGTAAAGGACAATTAGCTGCCGAAGTGCACTTCGAGACCATGCATGAAGCACATATCACGTGGTTAAACATTCGTAAAGAACGATCCTCTTTCGACTGCCATCTAGGTTGGGGTCACCGGTGTGGTTGATTAGGGTGAAACAGATTCAAAGATGCAACTTAGATTATAGTTGATGATAACGCCCTACGAcccttgtttattttttgttagtATGAAAAGCATGATCAAATCTCTATGTATCAGATGCTTTGATAACCTGGGAAGTTTTAGATACTTTGTTCTCGCATGTCTTTGACAATtttgtttggattttttttttttttgcctggGATGATATGGGTATGTCTCCAATGCAAGTTTGGACACCCTATAATGCATGTTAATTTGGGCATGCGTCCAACATGTGTTTTAAGACCTAAAAGCATGTTTGATACGAActcatttattatattatatgtcaTGTTGAGTTGAGAGTAAATAATTTTGACAGAAGTACTCTTAGAAACAATGAAAAATTCGTGTAAAATAGAATAACAGACCAGCTTTTTAGCTAATTTAATAATTCCTCGCTTATCTCAGTATTTCCATTTTGCACAAATAAACTGAAGAAACAGTTCTCAACTTACAAAATCAAACAGTAAGCTTTAAGGGCCAATTAAAGCATACAATGAAGGCCACTACAAAAAAGAATCAAGTTATTCTCTCGTCCAAAATTAGTTCCTACCTCCATTACTCCCACTGGATGCCAATGGAAGCTCCTTTTCTCATGCTTCAGTTACCTGTTTTGGTATCTTCAGTTTTCTCTCCAAGTGTAAATCGAACAAACCTTCGGACTTTTATGTTCTCTCCAAGTGCTGCAACAGTTTGCTTTACCAAGTCTTTAACCAGCAGACTGTCATCCTTAATGAAGGGCTGTTCCAAAAGGGCAAGCTCTCCAAGCCTCTTTGAAACTCTGCCTTCCACTATTTTCTCTCTAATGTTCTCTGGTTTAGATGCGAGATCATCTCTTTGCATCTCCAGCTCTTTTTCTTTACTCACGATACCCTCTGGAATGTCTTCAATGGATACAAACTGCACTTGTGGACTGGCCACAACTTGCATTGCTAGGTCATCAACCAACTCCTTGAACTTTTCACTTCTACCAACAAAGTCGGTCTCACAGTTGACTTCAATTAGTACACCAATCCTCGAGTCATGAATGTAGGAACCAATTCTGCCTTCAGCAGCGAGCCGGCTGGATTTCTTGTCAGCAGTTGATAGGCCCTTCTTTCTAAGGTATTCCTGAGCCTTCTCAAGATCACCTCCGGTTTCAGACAGAGCTTTCTTGCAGTCCATCATCCCGGCTCCTGTTTCTTCACGTAGTTGTTTAACAAGTGCGGCAGAGACAGCTGGTTTTGGTCTGCAAAGAGAAATGGGTGTATATAAACAACCTAAAGAAATGATAATGGATTGGTAACAATTGAGAACCATGGAAAACAGCAACTTACTTCTCATCAGTTTCCATGACTTCCACTGAAGTTGATTGCTCTTTTCCAGCGGTAGTAACGGGTTTTGTGGCGGTTTGGGCAGCCACTTCAGCAGCAAAATCCTGACTTTTCTTCTCCAGCCCCTCTCCAAGATTGAACCTCACAAATCTTTTCACTTTTATGTTCTCTCCAATGGTTGCAATAGTCTGCTTTACCCAATCTTTCACCACCATCTTGTCATTCTTAATGTAGGGTTGCTCAAGTAAAGCCAACTCGTCAATTCTCTTCTGTATCCGTCCTTCAACAATCTTTGATCTAATCTGTTCCGGTTTAGATAAGAGATCTTCCTTTTGCATCTCtatttctctttctttgtttACAATCTCCTCAGGAACATCTTCTGGAACAAGATATTGTACTTGAGGGCAAGCAGCAACCTGCATGGCTAGATCATCAACAAGCTCCTTAAAAATGTCACCCCGTGAGACGAAATCTGTCTCGCAGTTAACCTCTACTAGGATACCAATCCTGCTATCGTGAATGTAAGAACCTATTCTTCCTTCAGCAGTGACTCGGCTGGATTTTTTTTCCGCACTTGCCAAGCCTTTCTTGCGGAGAAACTCCTGAGCTTTAACAATATCCCCTCCAGTCTCTGCGAGTGCTTTCTTGCAATCCATCATTCCCGCTCCGGTTTCTTCACGGAGCTGCTTTACTAGAGCCGGTGATATAGTTGCTGCTGTTAATGCATATGAATCAATAACAGAGGAACACATAAtgtctcaaaaatataaatatcatgaATGCCTCAACACAGACATCCCCATCAATCAAAATTGAATGTTGTATTTGACTTggcataatattttattaaaagtgtTTGACTTTGGGGTTCTTATAAATCAAGTGGTTATCTCATATCATTTAAGTATATATTCATATTGAAAAGCACAGACAAACAACACAATTTTACAGCTTTAAAGTTTCCATTTTGGATTAGAGCTTAACTCAAAGTTTATTAGATGCATTTAATATGTAGAAAATTGTCAAAATGAAAGTATAAACCTGTAGTCACATTTTCCTTGGACATAGAGCCATTTGAATCAGTAACCTCGTCGTTCTTTTGAGGTGCAGAGTCTGCTTCTTCAACTTCAGAAGTAGAAGGAATTTCATCCTTAGAAACTGGTGTCTCTATTTGCACTTCATCCTTGGTATCCTTGGGTTGATTTTCTACTTCTTCAACTGCTTCACTTCCTGAAGACTTAATCAGATCATCAGCTGATTCTTGAGGAGGATCAGGACTTGCCTCGTTTTCCACTGTATCTGCGCAAAATCAGCAATAAGAAATAGTAATACATAGATGTAAAACAAAATGAACTAAGAAAACAGATCCTCAATTACTCTTTAACTCCTTTTTTTCCCACATAGAACCGTTGCTTAGTTAGAAACGACAACTTTATGACATGTGACAAGTCATCTATTGCATTAAAAACTTACTCCTCAAACATtaacaaaagaaagaaggaCATGAACTAATGAAGTTGATATGTGTCAACTCTAAAGTGgttcaagagaaaaaaaagtacaTTATAAAAGGTTATTTTTCACTCAGCAACTATTCATTCAATAGAACTTCTGAGTTGTATCCCTCTTAGAAAAGAAACAGtctaaaaatagattttttgcCCTCATTAATATTGCAGAAATCAGACAGTAATTACATGTCTGTTTGTCATGTGTATGTACGCAAAACCACAGATACTTTGTTTGCAATTATCATTTTGTGCAGAATAACGAAAATAGGGTATGAATTTCTCACAGAATAGGATTGCTAGCAGTGTAATGGTTATCTACCTTCGGCATCTTTGGGATCAGTAACATCTGGTTGTACAACTGAACTGGCAACATTGCCATTTTCATCCGGAACAGCTccaatttcttcttcttgaaCAGATGCAGCAGAGGGAGTTTTATCCTCTGCTAGAGGTGTTTCTGCCTGCTCTTCAGGAATACTTCCGATTTCTTCCTCCTGAACTGATGCAGCAACCGATGTTTCATCCTCAGCTAGGGGAGCTTCCTCTTGTACTACATCTTTTTGTGTAGACTCTTCATCAACTGAATATTCGGAAGTCACTTGGTCAACTACTTCTCCAGATGATCCAGCTATTTCATCACTTTCCACCACACCCGCCAAAGGAACTTGTCCACCACTTTCAGGAGACAACTCTTCAAAACTGTCATCTATTTCCTTCTCTGCAGTTTCCTCATCCTTGTTCGCAATCTCAGCTATTGCATCTGTTTCCTTTACCACTGTTTCATCCACTGCAGTAGAGACAGTGGTTGTCTCCACATTAGCTGCCGGTTGAACCTCTACTTTCTCTGCCTTTTCTCTCTGATCCAAAAATGCAGCAATCTCCTTATTCTTACGGAAAGCCAGCATAAAGGGATTTGTTGCAGCGTACACCACACCTTGGCTAAGCTGTGAGTCCAATTTGTCATCATCCTCTTCTTTCTTCATCGTCAAGGTTACCTGTCCCCTTGTAATGCGCAGCACACGAACTTTGACTTCTTGGCCAATTTGCAGCGATGAGTTCCCCATCATGCTCATAAGTCCGTCATCAGCTTCTTCTGATTGGGGCAAGAATCCTTCTTCCCCCTCAGGGAGAGATATGAAAGCACCAGACCTAGTTAAATTCTTTACCGTGCCATCTAGTTCTTGTCCCTTGACGAATTTTGAGCTTTTGAAATCTTTTTTTGAGCTGGACTTTGAAGCATTCTTCCTGGAAGACCTTGCCTTATCAGTACTCGCAGGACCATCTTTCCGTGGCAGGCGCTTACTAGCATCATCATTTTCACGCATGGAAAGAGATATCCTCCCACTTTCAGTGTTTACTTCAACTAACCTCACCTGCACCTCTTGTCCAACAGAAACAAAACTTGCAACATCCTTAACAAAGCTGTTGCTCAACCTGGAAACATGCACCAGTCCATCTGTGAAAGCTCCAAAATCAACAAAAGCACCAAATGGTTGGATTGATCTTACTTTCCCAGTAAACATTGCACCAGGAATAAGCTCCTCATTCTTTACAGGTGGCATCTCACTTTTCCTAACAGGTCTTGCTCGTTTTGATTGAGTTGGAGGAGTAGAATCTGGTTGGCTAGTCGTATTTTCACTTGTTTCAACTGCATCTGAAGGTATTTCGGATCCTCCACTGGAAACTTTTGTCACAGACGAATCGGATTCCTCCACTGCCACATCAGTCCCTGCGGTTGATAAACAAATTCCCAGTTTTCCATGTAAGGCATACCCTGTTCCGTATTTTCGAAATGAAGTAACAGAGGTTGATAGAGGTAGGATGAATCTCTGAGAGGGTAAAGCATATCTCGTGTGTTTCCTTGATGAACTGCATCCTGTCAAACTAGTGTTCTTCCTTACTGTACAGGCAGCTCCAGGGATGAATGTAATGTTGCTAACAGAACATGGGATCACAGGAGTCATGTTGAGTAGATTGAAAAGCGAAAATTACAGTCTACACTAAAATAGATTTTTCATCTGTATCTTCACCTGAAAGAACATGAATGATacgctcaaaaacataaatttcccAAGTTCGCAAGAAGGCATGAGATGTCCTAGAAACAGTCATACTCAAACCAATTTCACTAACATCGTCTATAAATACAGAAAGAAACTGTAATTTAGTTCACCAAGCAGATATTTCAATCCCAGGCATCATTCCGGTGATTAAGTTTTTCATGCAAATCTAATTTTCATGTTCAACCAAGGGCGTTATACAACAGGCATACTTGGTTGTAC
This genomic stretch from Gossypium raimondii isolate GPD5lz chromosome 6, ASM2569854v1, whole genome shotgun sequence harbors:
- the LOC105772640 gene encoding uncharacterized protein LOC105772640 — encoded protein: MKLKQLETLLGDLQQFTTPKVELEQYPTGPHIASRLLYTAENSFDDISNKVVADFGCGCGTLGAAAALLGAEQVIGIDIDPQSLEIASMNAEDLELDIDFVQCDISNLGWRGQIVDTVVMNPPFGTRKKGIDMDFLFVALKVASQAVYSLHKTSTRDYIKRTALRDLNASSAEVLCELRFDVPQLYKFHKKKEVDIAVDLWRFVPKRSQVKDN
- the LOC105772638 gene encoding polyprotein of EF-Ts, chloroplastic isoform X1 — translated: MTPVIPCSVSNITFIPGAACTVRKNTSLTGCSSSRKHTRYALPSQRFILPLSTSVTSFRKYGTGYALHGKLGICLSTAGTDVAVEESDSSVTKVSSGGSEIPSDAVETSENTTSQPDSTPPTQSKRARPVRKSEMPPVKNEELIPGAMFTGKVRSIQPFGAFVDFGAFTDGLVHVSRLSNSFVKDVASFVSVGQEVQVRLVEVNTESGRISLSMRENDDASKRLPRKDGPASTDKARSSRKNASKSSSKKDFKSSKFVKGQELDGTVKNLTRSGAFISLPEGEEGFLPQSEEADDGLMSMMGNSSLQIGQEVKVRVLRITRGQVTLTMKKEEDDDKLDSQLSQGVVYAATNPFMLAFRKNKEIAAFLDQREKAEKVEVQPAANVETTTVSTAVDETVVKETDAIAEIANKDEETAEKEIDDSFEELSPESGGQVPLAGVVESDEIAGSSGEVVDQVTSEYSVDEESTQKDVVQEEAPLAEDETSVAASVQEEEIGSIPEEQAETPLAEDKTPSAASVQEEEIGAVPDENGNVASSVVQPDVTDPKDAEDTVENEASPDPPQESADDLIKSSGSEAVEEVENQPKDTKDEVQIETPVSKDEIPSTSEVEEADSAPQKNDEVTDSNGSMSKENVTTAATISPALVKQLREETGAGMMDCKKALAETGGDIVKAQEFLRKKGLASAEKKSSRVTAEGRIGSYIHDSRIGILVEVNCETDFVSRGDIFKELVDDLAMQVAACPQVQYLVPEDVPEEIVNKEREIEMQKEDLLSKPEQIRSKIVEGRIQKRIDELALLEQPYIKNDKMVVKDWVKQTIATIGENIKVKRFVRFNLGEGLEKKSQDFAAEVAAQTATKPVTTAGKEQSTSVEVMETDEKPKPAVSAALVKQLREETGAGMMDCKKALSETGGDLEKAQEYLRKKGLSTADKKSSRLAAEGRIGSYIHDSRIGVLIEVNCETDFVGRSEKFKELVDDLAMQVVASPQVQFVSIEDIPEGIVSKEKELEMQRDDLASKPENIREKIVEGRVSKRLGELALLEQPFIKDDSLLVKDLVKQTVAALGENIKVRRFVRFTLGEKTEDTKTGN
- the LOC105772638 gene encoding polyprotein of EF-Ts, chloroplastic isoform X2, coding for MTPVIPCSVSNITFIPGAACTVRKNTSLTGCSSSRKHTRYALPSQRFILPLSTSVTSFRKYGTGYALHGKLGICLSTAGTDVAVEESDSSVTKVSSGGSEIPSDAVETSENTTSQPDSTPPTQSKRARPVRKSEMPPVKNEELIPGAMFTGKVRSIQPFGAFVDFGAFTDGLVHVSRLSNSFVKDVASFVSVGQEVQVRLVEVNTESGRISLSMRENDDASKRLPRKDGPASTDKARSSRKNASKSSSKKDFKSSKFVKGQELDGTVKNLTRSGAFISLPEGEEGFLPQSEEADDGLMSMMGNSSLQIGQEVKVRVLRITRGQVTLTMKKEEDDDKLDSQLSQGVVYAATNPFMLAFRKNKEIAAFLDQREKAEKVEVQPAANVETTTVSTAVDETVVKETDAIAEIANKDEETAEKEIDDSFEELSPESGGQVPLAGVVESDEIAGSSGEVVDQVTSEYSVDEESTQKDVVQEEAPLAEDETSVAASVQEEEIGSIPEEQAETPLAEDKTPSAASVQEEEIGAVPDENGNVASSVVQPDVTDPKDAEDTVENEASPDPPQESADDLIKSSGSEAVEEVENQPKDTKDEVQIETPVSKDEIPSTSEVEEADSAPQKNDEVTDSNGSMSKENVTTATISPALVKQLREETGAGMMDCKKALAETGGDIVKAQEFLRKKGLASAEKKSSRVTAEGRIGSYIHDSRIGILVEVNCETDFVSRGDIFKELVDDLAMQVAACPQVQYLVPEDVPEEIVNKEREIEMQKEDLLSKPEQIRSKIVEGRIQKRIDELALLEQPYIKNDKMVVKDWVKQTIATIGENIKVKRFVRFNLGEGLEKKSQDFAAEVAAQTATKPVTTAGKEQSTSVEVMETDEKPKPAVSAALVKQLREETGAGMMDCKKALSETGGDLEKAQEYLRKKGLSTADKKSSRLAAEGRIGSYIHDSRIGVLIEVNCETDFVGRSEKFKELVDDLAMQVVASPQVQFVSIEDIPEGIVSKEKELEMQRDDLASKPENIREKIVEGRVSKRLGELALLEQPFIKDDSLLVKDLVKQTVAALGENIKVRRFVRFTLGEKTEDTKTGN